Proteins from one Clostridium cellulovorans 743B genomic window:
- the murD gene encoding UDP-N-acetylmuramoyl-L-alanine--D-glutamate ligase: MNKDFSEFKNFIKGKNTAVVGIGVSNIPLIKFLIKLGAKVTAFDKKNKEELGNTSIELESEGAKLVLGEDYLSYLDGFEVVFKTPSMRIDSPALLKCKEQGAYITSEMEEFIRYCPGKIFAITGSDGKTTTTTLVYEILKTEGYNTWVGGNIGTPLFTKIEEIKNTDKVVLELSSFQLMTIQLPIEVSAVTNLSPNHLDMHKSMNEYIEAKENIFKFQRENDLLVLNIENDITYNMKDKANSRINFFSSKTEVPQGAYFKENKLYLRDKEVCKKEELVLMGMHNVENLLTAFLVTNEDASIESMKKVATTFSGVQHRSEFIREIDGVKYYNDSIATSPTRAVASLKAFDRKVILIAGGYDKHIPFEYLAEEGHEKIKKLILLGVTKEKIKDVFDKVIKEKTLDLPIYIVQTLEEAAYKAKEIAEEGDIVTLSPACASFDMFANFEIRGNKFKDIVKAM, translated from the coding sequence TTGAATAAAGATTTTTCAGAATTTAAGAATTTTATAAAAGGTAAAAATACAGCAGTGGTAGGTATAGGCGTAAGTAATATACCATTAATCAAATTCTTGATAAAATTAGGGGCTAAGGTAACAGCTTTTGATAAGAAGAATAAAGAAGAGTTAGGAAATACATCGATAGAATTAGAAAGTGAAGGAGCAAAATTAGTTCTTGGAGAAGACTACTTATCGTATCTAGATGGTTTTGAGGTTGTATTCAAAACACCATCAATGAGGATTGATAGTCCTGCATTATTAAAATGCAAGGAACAAGGGGCTTATATAACTTCTGAAATGGAGGAGTTTATTAGATACTGTCCAGGAAAGATATTTGCTATTACAGGTAGTGATGGGAAGACAACAACAACAACCCTTGTATATGAGATATTGAAAACAGAAGGATATAATACTTGGGTAGGAGGAAATATAGGTACTCCGCTATTCACCAAGATTGAAGAAATAAAAAATACAGATAAAGTTGTGTTAGAACTGTCAAGTTTCCAACTTATGACTATACAGTTGCCTATAGAAGTTTCAGCAGTAACTAACTTATCTCCAAATCATTTAGATATGCACAAATCTATGAATGAATATATTGAAGCAAAAGAAAACATTTTTAAATTTCAAAGAGAAAATGATTTATTAGTATTAAATATAGAAAATGATATAACTTATAACATGAAAGATAAGGCTAACTCTAGGATTAATTTCTTTAGTAGTAAAACAGAAGTTCCACAAGGAGCGTATTTTAAGGAGAATAAGCTTTATTTGAGAGATAAAGAGGTTTGTAAAAAAGAAGAACTTGTCTTAATGGGTATGCATAATGTTGAGAACTTGCTGACAGCTTTTTTAGTTACTAATGAGGATGCATCTATAGAATCAATGAAGAAAGTGGCAACAACTTTTTCAGGAGTTCAGCACCGTAGTGAATTTATAAGAGAAATCGATGGTGTGAAATACTATAACGATTCAATAGCAACAAGTCCGACTAGAGCTGTTGCTAGTTTAAAAGCATTTGATAGGAAAGTTATCTTAATTGCCGGAGGATATGATAAGCATATTCCTTTCGAATACTTAGCAGAAGAGGGACATGAAAAGATTAAAAAGCTTATTCTTCTTGGAGTAACGAAAGAAAAGATAAAAGATGTTTTTGATAAGGTGATAAAAGAGAAAACTTTAGATTTACCTATCTATATTGTACAAACACTTGAAGAAGCAGCGTACAAGGCGAAAGAGATAGCAGAGGAAGGGGATATTGTAACATTATCTCCTGCTTGTGCAAGTTTTGATATGTTTGCTAATTTTGAAATAAGAGGTAATAAGTTCAAGGATATAGTGAAAGCTATGTAA
- a CDS encoding glycine--tRNA ligase, with the protein MAVEKTMEKIVALAKSRGYVFPGSDIYGGLANSWDYGPLGVEFKNNIKKAWWKKFIQESPYNVGLDSAILMNPEVWVASGHVGGFSDPLMDCKECKARFRADKIVEDHMAANGAEVASADGWSKEQLKEYIDNNNIDCPKCGKHNYTEIRQFNLMFKTFQGVTEDAKAEIYLRPETAQGIFVNFKSVQRTSRKKIPFGIGQIGKSFRNEITPGNFIFRTREFEQMELEFFCKPGTDLEWFSYWKNYCFNFLKNLSMKEENLRFRDHGEEELSFYSNATSDIEFKFPFGWGELWGIADRTDYDLNQHAKHSGQDLNYLDPVTNEKYVPYVIEPSLGADRVLLAFLCDAYDEEELEDGDSRTVLRLHPALAPFKAAVMPLSKKLSEKSLEVYEKLSKKFNVDYDEAGSIGKRYRREDEIGTPYCITIDFDTLEDDSVTVRDRDTMNQVRIKIDELEKFIEEKLEF; encoded by the coding sequence ATGGCTGTAGAAAAAACTATGGAAAAAATTGTTGCCCTTGCAAAATCTAGAGGATATGTATTCCCAGGATCTGATATATATGGTGGGCTTGCGAATTCATGGGATTATGGTCCACTAGGAGTTGAGTTCAAAAATAATATCAAAAAGGCTTGGTGGAAAAAGTTTATTCAAGAAAGCCCATATAACGTAGGTTTAGATTCTGCTATATTAATGAACCCAGAAGTTTGGGTTGCATCAGGTCATGTTGGTGGTTTTTCAGATCCATTAATGGATTGTAAGGAATGTAAAGCTAGATTTAGAGCAGATAAGATTGTTGAAGATCATATGGCTGCAAATGGAGCAGAAGTTGCATCAGCAGATGGCTGGTCTAAAGAACAGTTAAAAGAGTACATAGACAACAATAATATAGATTGCCCTAAGTGTGGAAAACATAACTATACTGAAATTAGACAGTTTAATTTAATGTTTAAAACCTTTCAAGGTGTAACTGAAGATGCTAAGGCTGAAATATATCTAAGACCTGAAACAGCACAAGGAATATTTGTAAACTTCAAGAGTGTACAAAGAACTTCAAGAAAAAAAATACCTTTTGGTATAGGTCAAATTGGAAAGTCTTTTAGAAATGAAATTACTCCTGGAAATTTTATATTCAGAACAAGAGAATTTGAACAAATGGAGCTTGAGTTTTTCTGTAAACCAGGTACGGATTTAGAATGGTTTTCATATTGGAAGAATTATTGCTTCAACTTTTTAAAGAATCTATCAATGAAAGAAGAAAATTTAAGATTTAGAGATCATGGCGAAGAAGAATTATCTTTCTATAGCAATGCTACTTCTGACATAGAATTCAAATTTCCATTCGGTTGGGGTGAACTTTGGGGGATAGCAGATAGAACAGACTATGATTTGAATCAACATGCGAAACATAGCGGACAGGACTTAAATTACTTAGATCCTGTGACAAATGAAAAATATGTACCATATGTTATAGAACCATCACTAGGAGCTGATAGAGTATTATTAGCATTTTTATGTGATGCTTATGACGAAGAAGAACTTGAAGATGGAGATAGCAGAACCGTATTAAGACTTCATCCAGCATTAGCGCCATTTAAAGCAGCTGTGATGCCTTTATCAAAGAAGCTATCAGAAAAATCTTTAGAAGTTTACGAGAAATTAAGCAAGAAGTTCAATGTGGACTATGATGAAGCAGGAAGTATTGGTAAAAGATATAGAAGGGAAGATGAAATTGGAACTCCTTACTGCATAACTATTGACTTTGATACTCTTGAAGATGATAGTGTAACTGTAAGAGATAGAGATACAATGAATCAAGTAAGAATAAAAATCGATGAACTTGAGAAATTTATAGAAGAAAAGCTAGAATTCTAA
- the lysS gene encoding lysine--tRNA ligase, with translation MSEKQFTNDEQNANNEENHEELNKLILERMQKLKDAQEAGEDPFDVYKVDRTHTSNEVKENFEDLEEKEVVVAGRLMSKRVHGKAGFCDIHDRYGKLQLHVKIDNIGEEKLKKFKTLDIGDFISVTGKVFKTKTGEITVSVTDYQPLTKSLRPLPEKYHGLKDTDLRYRQRYVDLIMNPEVKETFMKRSAIITAMREYLDQHAYIEVETPILSPIAGGAAARPFVTHHNSLDIDMYLRIATELYLKRLIVGGFEKVYEIGRNFRNEGISVRHNPEFTMIELYEAYADYNDMMVLTENMVAYICKKVLGTTKVTYQGTEIDFTPPWRRITMVDAVKEYAGVDFNEIKTDEEARQIAKEKHLELKKELKYYTKGEILNELYEAFGEEHMIQPTFIYDYPVEISPLTKKKRGNEAFTERFEGFVFGRELCNAYSELNDPIVQKERFLQQLKEREHGDDEAYMMDDDFITALEIGMPPTGGMGMGIDRLVMFLTDSASIRDVLLFPTMKQIK, from the coding sequence ATGTCAGAAAAGCAGTTCACAAACGATGAACAAAATGCTAACAATGAAGAAAATCATGAAGAGTTAAATAAGCTAATACTAGAAAGAATGCAAAAGCTTAAAGATGCACAAGAAGCTGGAGAAGATCCTTTTGATGTTTATAAGGTTGATAGAACTCACACATCAAATGAAGTTAAAGAAAACTTTGAAGATCTTGAAGAGAAAGAAGTTGTGGTTGCAGGAAGATTAATGTCAAAAAGAGTTCATGGTAAAGCTGGATTCTGTGATATTCATGATAGATATGGCAAACTTCAATTACATGTAAAGATTGATAACATTGGAGAAGAAAAACTTAAAAAGTTTAAGACTTTAGATATTGGTGATTTTATATCAGTTACTGGTAAAGTGTTTAAAACTAAGACTGGAGAAATAACAGTTTCAGTTACAGACTACCAACCTTTAACTAAGTCTTTACGTCCACTACCTGAAAAATATCATGGTTTAAAGGATACTGATTTAAGATATAGACAAAGATATGTAGATTTAATCATGAATCCAGAAGTTAAGGAAACCTTCATGAAGAGATCTGCTATTATTACTGCTATGAGAGAATATCTAGATCAACATGCTTATATTGAAGTAGAAACTCCTATTTTGTCACCAATTGCTGGAGGGGCTGCTGCAAGACCATTTGTTACACATCATAATTCTTTAGATATAGATATGTATCTTAGAATTGCAACAGAATTATATTTAAAGAGATTGATTGTTGGTGGTTTTGAAAAAGTATATGAGATTGGAAGAAACTTCAGAAATGAAGGTATTTCAGTAAGACACAATCCAGAATTCACAATGATTGAATTATATGAAGCTTATGCAGATTATAATGATATGATGGTGTTAACTGAAAATATGGTAGCATACATATGTAAAAAGGTTCTAGGAACTACAAAGGTTACTTATCAAGGAACTGAAATAGATTTTACACCACCTTGGAGAAGAATTACCATGGTTGATGCAGTTAAAGAATATGCAGGTGTAGACTTTAATGAAATAAAAACTGATGAAGAAGCTAGACAAATTGCAAAAGAAAAACATTTAGAACTTAAGAAAGAATTAAAATATTATACTAAGGGTGAAATTTTAAATGAATTATATGAAGCTTTTGGTGAAGAACATATGATTCAGCCAACATTTATATATGATTACCCAGTAGAAATATCACCTCTTACAAAGAAGAAGAGAGGAAATGAAGCATTTACTGAAAGATTTGAAGGCTTTGTTTTTGGAAGAGAACTTTGTAATGCATATTCAGAGCTTAATGATCCTATAGTTCAAAAAGAAAGATTTCTTCAACAATTGAAGGAAAGAGAACATGGTGATGACGAAGCATACATGATGGATGATGATTTTATCACGGCTCTTGAAATAGGTATGCCACCAACAGGTGGAATGGGAATGGGTATAGATAGACTTGTTATGTTCCTAACAGATTCAGCATCTATAAGAGATGTACTTTTATTCCCAACAATGAAGCAAATAAAATAA
- the greA gene encoding transcription elongation factor GreA: MDSKKYVMTYEGLKKLEDELEFLKTVRRNDIKEKIKVALSFGDLSENSEYDEAKNEQAFVEGKIAQLEAMLKKVTVVDETDIQGDIVGIGTKVKVKDIDSGDVDVYSIVGSAEADPLEFKISHESPVGKAMLGKKVGETVDVAVPDGTIKLEILEITK; this comes from the coding sequence ATGGATTCAAAAAAATATGTAATGACATATGAAGGACTAAAAAAACTTGAAGATGAATTAGAGTTTCTTAAAACTGTTAGAAGAAATGATATAAAGGAAAAGATAAAGGTGGCACTGTCTTTTGGTGATTTAAGCGAGAATTCAGAGTATGATGAAGCTAAAAACGAGCAAGCGTTTGTTGAGGGGAAAATAGCTCAACTTGAAGCTATGTTAAAAAAAGTTACAGTGGTAGACGAAACAGATATTCAAGGTGATATAGTTGGTATTGGCACAAAAGTAAAAGTTAAAGATATTGATAGCGGAGATGTTGATGTATACTCTATTGTAGGGTCTGCAGAAGCTGACCCATTAGAATTTAAGATTTCACATGAATCACCAGTTGGTAAGGCTATGCTTGGCAAAAAAGTTGGAGAAACTGTCGATGTAGCAGTTCCAGATGGAACGATTAAATTAGAAATATTAGAAATAACAAAGTAG
- the dusB gene encoding tRNA dihydrouridine synthase DusB: protein MKIGNLEFKNNVFLAPMAGVTDSPFRTLCLEQGCGLVYTEMVSAKGLFYGSENTEALLKVIDEERPVAVQIFGRDPYIMAKACEYFDKKDEFCIIDVNMGCPAPKIVKNGEGSALMKEPELAYEIVKTLKNTTSKPVTVKFRKGFDEDNINAVEFAKVIEEAGADAIAVHGRTRAQMYQGKADWNIIAQVKKAVTIPVIGNGDVFSHEDAQNLIHISNCDGIMVARGSQGNPWLFNQIKQKLSNEEIKYPTGAEKIDMCIRHYQLELMSNEEVKAVREMRKHIAFYVKGLKDCTVIRNAVNYETDAKKVIDLLLKYKENII, encoded by the coding sequence TTGAAAATAGGAAATTTAGAATTTAAAAACAATGTTTTTTTAGCGCCAATGGCTGGTGTAACTGATAGCCCATTTAGGACATTATGTTTAGAACAGGGATGTGGACTTGTATATACAGAGATGGTTAGCGCTAAAGGGCTATTCTATGGTAGCGAAAATACTGAGGCTTTATTAAAAGTAATAGATGAAGAAAGGCCAGTTGCTGTTCAGATTTTTGGAAGAGACCCATACATTATGGCAAAAGCATGTGAGTATTTTGATAAAAAAGATGAGTTTTGTATTATAGATGTTAATATGGGATGTCCAGCACCTAAAATTGTAAAGAATGGTGAAGGATCTGCATTGATGAAAGAACCTGAATTAGCTTATGAAATAGTTAAAACTTTAAAAAATACTACTAGCAAGCCTGTAACAGTTAAATTTAGAAAAGGCTTTGATGAGGATAACATAAATGCAGTTGAGTTTGCAAAGGTCATAGAAGAAGCTGGAGCAGATGCTATTGCTGTTCATGGAAGAACCAGAGCACAAATGTATCAAGGTAAGGCAGATTGGAATATAATAGCTCAAGTAAAGAAAGCAGTGACTATTCCTGTGATAGGTAATGGTGATGTGTTTTCACATGAGGATGCACAAAATTTAATACACATTAGCAATTGTGATGGTATAATGGTGGCTAGGGGATCTCAGGGAAATCCTTGGCTATTTAATCAAATTAAACAAAAATTATCAAATGAAGAAATAAAATATCCAACAGGTGCTGAGAAAATAGATATGTGCATTAGACATTATCAATTAGAACTTATGTCAAATGAAGAGGTTAAGGCTGTTAGAGAGATGCGAAAGCATATAGCTTTCTATGTTAAAGGTTTAAAGGATTGTACTGTCATAAGAAATGCTGTTAATTATGAAACAGATGCCAAAAAAGTTATAGACCTCCTTTTAAAATATAAAGAAAATATTATATGA
- a CDS encoding type III pantothenate kinase, translated as MVLVLDVGNTNIVLGVYSEETLLKEWRLSTEITRTADEYGIKVLNLFKFSEVDPKEITGVIISSVVPNINYSLERMIEKYFKIKPMVVGPGTKTGINIKYKNPKEVGADRIVNAVAAHEKYDSPLIIIDFGTATTYCAMKRNGDYLGGAIAPGIKISADALTQRAAKLPKIELTKPNSIIGKSTESAMQAGMIYGYIGSVEYIIKGMKKELMEMGEDEPLVLATGGFAKLIGSSTKYIDVVDPYLTLDGLRILFLKNKE; from the coding sequence ATGGTTTTGGTATTAGATGTAGGTAATACAAACATCGTTTTAGGTGTGTATTCGGAAGAAACTCTTTTAAAAGAATGGAGACTTTCTACAGAGATTACAAGGACTGCTGATGAATATGGAATAAAAGTTTTAAATCTTTTTAAATTTTCCGAGGTAGATCCAAAAGAAATCACAGGAGTTATAATATCATCAGTAGTACCTAATATAAATTATTCATTAGAAAGAATGATAGAGAAATATTTCAAGATAAAACCAATGGTTGTAGGACCAGGAACTAAAACTGGAATAAACATAAAATATAAAAATCCTAAAGAGGTAGGGGCAGATAGAATTGTTAATGCTGTAGCAGCACATGAAAAATATGATAGCCCACTTATTATAATAGATTTTGGTACAGCCACTACTTATTGTGCTATGAAGAGAAATGGAGATTACCTAGGTGGGGCTATAGCTCCAGGTATAAAAATATCTGCTGATGCGTTGACACAAAGGGCAGCAAAGCTTCCTAAGATAGAGTTAACAAAGCCTAATTCTATTATAGGCAAGTCCACAGAAAGTGCTATGCAAGCAGGTATGATATATGGATATATAGGTTCTGTAGAATATATTATTAAAGGCATGAAAAAGGAACTTATGGAGATGGGTGAAGATGAACCATTAGTACTTGCGACAGGCGGTTTTGCAAAACTTATAGGCTCTTCCACAAAATATATAGATGTAGTTGATCCGTACTTAACTTTAGATGGACTTAGAATACTTTTTCTTAAGAATAAAGAATAG
- a CDS encoding formate--tetrahydrofolate ligase — protein sequence MKSDIEIAQEANIIPIMKVAETIGLSEDDVELYGKYKGKINLDVLEKNKNKEDGKLILVTAINPTPAGEGKSTVTVGLGEALCKLGKKAVIALREPSLGPVFGVKGGAAGGGYAQVVPMEDINLHFTGDMHAITSANNLLCAAIDNHIHQGNALNIDCRRIIFKRVLDMNDRALRNIVVALGGKINGFPREDGFTITVASEVMAILCLSTDLMDLKRRMGDIVIGYNLEGNPVYCRELHVEGAMAMLMKDAIKPNLVQTLENTPAIIHGGPFANIAHGCNSILATKMALKLGDYAVTEAGFGADLGAEKFFDIKCRYGGLKPSCVVIVATVRALKYNGGVKKEILSEANVDALKKGIVNLGGHIENIKKYGLPVVVALNKFITDKDEEINAIMEYCDSLGVKVSLSEVWAKGGEGGKDLAEKVIATIEGEKAEFKVLYDEKEPIKEKIETIACEIYGAKAVTFTSAAKKQIEELEKFDLDKLPICIAKTQYSFSDNPTLLGRPKDFEITVREVKISNGAGFIVALTGDIMTMPGLPKVPAANKMDIDSDGNIFGLF from the coding sequence ATGAAAAGTGATATTGAAATTGCTCAAGAGGCGAACATTATTCCTATAATGAAGGTTGCAGAAACAATAGGTCTTTCAGAAGATGATGTGGAACTGTACGGAAAATATAAAGGAAAAATAAACTTAGATGTTCTAGAGAAAAATAAAAATAAAGAAGATGGAAAGCTTATATTAGTTACAGCTATAAATCCGACACCAGCAGGAGAAGGAAAATCTACTGTTACTGTTGGTTTAGGTGAAGCTTTGTGTAAGTTAGGAAAGAAAGCTGTTATAGCGTTAAGAGAACCTTCGCTAGGTCCTGTATTCGGTGTTAAAGGTGGTGCAGCGGGTGGTGGATATGCGCAAGTTGTGCCTATGGAGGATATAAACCTTCATTTTACTGGAGATATGCATGCGATAACTTCAGCAAATAATCTTCTTTGTGCTGCTATAGATAATCATATTCATCAAGGAAATGCCTTAAATATAGACTGCAGAAGAATAATTTTTAAAAGAGTCCTTGATATGAATGATAGAGCTCTTAGAAACATTGTTGTTGCTCTTGGTGGAAAAATAAATGGTTTTCCTAGAGAAGATGGGTTTACAATAACTGTAGCTTCAGAAGTTATGGCTATTTTATGTTTATCAACTGATTTAATGGATTTAAAGAGAAGAATGGGAGATATAGTAATAGGATACAACTTAGAGGGGAATCCTGTTTATTGTAGAGAACTTCATGTAGAAGGTGCTATGGCTATGTTAATGAAAGATGCTATAAAGCCAAATTTGGTTCAGACATTGGAAAACACTCCAGCTATTATTCATGGAGGGCCTTTTGCTAATATAGCACATGGTTGTAATAGTATTCTTGCAACTAAAATGGCACTTAAGCTTGGTGATTATGCGGTTACAGAAGCAGGTTTTGGAGCAGATTTAGGAGCTGAGAAATTCTTTGACATAAAATGTAGATATGGTGGATTAAAACCAAGCTGTGTAGTTATTGTAGCTACAGTAAGAGCATTAAAGTACAATGGTGGAGTGAAAAAGGAAATTCTTTCTGAAGCTAATGTAGATGCTCTAAAGAAGGGCATAGTTAACCTGGGAGGACATATTGAAAATATAAAGAAATATGGCTTGCCAGTAGTAGTTGCTCTTAATAAATTCATAACTGATAAAGATGAAGAAATAAATGCTATTATGGAATATTGTGACTCGTTAGGAGTTAAGGTTTCTTTATCAGAAGTTTGGGCAAAAGGTGGAGAAGGCGGAAAAGATCTAGCAGAAAAGGTCATTGCTACAATCGAAGGCGAAAAAGCTGAATTTAAGGTATTATATGACGAAAAAGAACCTATTAAAGAAAAAATAGAGACTATAGCTTGTGAGATATACGGAGCAAAAGCAGTAACATTTACATCTGCAGCTAAAAAACAGATAGAAGAGTTAGAAAAGTTTGATTTAGATAAACTTCCAATTTGTATAGCTAAAACTCAATATTCATTCTCAGATAACCCTACATTACTTGGAAGGCCAAAAGATTTTGAGATTACTGTAAGAGAAGTTAAAATATCAAATGGAGCAGGTTTTATAGTTGCACTTACTGGAGATATTATGACAATGCCAGGACTTCCTAAGGTTCCAGCAGCTAACAAAATGGATATAGATAGTGATGGAAATATTTTTGGATTATTTTAA